The genomic interval TCGTCCGCATTTGGGATATTGAAACCGGGCGCCTCCTGCGCTCGCTCAGGGGACATACCGCGGACATCCGATCCGTCGTGTTTACGCCAGACGGCCAGACGTTGGCCACTGCCAGCGAGGACCGGACCATTCGCCTCTGGAACCCGCACACCGGTGAGTCCAAGAAGCTGCTCTTTACGCGCTACGACCATAACGTCGTCAGTCTCTCTCTCTCACCGGACGGTCTCATGCTCGCGCGCGGCAGCCACAATAAAGACATCAAGATCTGGGAAGTCACCACCGGCACCGAGCTCATGACGCTCCTCGGCAAGGACCAGTACGACCACCATTGGTCGGTCTGCGTCGCCTTTTCACCGGATGGGATGCACCTCGCCAGTGGAACGGACATCGGCAAGATCAAACTGTGGGAAGTGCTGCCGAGCGGAGAAGAAAAGATCCTGCATAACGGGCATTGGAAACAGGACGACGACGATACCAGTGAAACGCGCGGATACTTCGTCGAAGACGACGGGGGATTTCAAAAGCCGATGGATTATTGGATCGGCGCCATGACCTTTACCCCCGATGCCAAACTCCTGATTACCGGGAGCCGCGATCAGACGATCAAATTATTCGACATGCCCAAGGTGGCGGAACAGCGGACGCTGAAAGGCCATACCGGCTGGGTACGTGCGCTCGCCGTGACCCCGGACAGCAAAGTACTCATCAGCGCCGGCGATGACGCCACGATTCGCTTCTGGGACCTCTCGAACGGCCGCTGCTTCAGAACGCTCAAGGCCCATACTGCAGGCATCCGCGGGATTACCCTCTCTCCAGATGGCATGACATTGGCCAGTGCGTCATGGGATCGCACGGTGAAAATCTGGGTGGGGGGAACGGAACCGGCAGAGTAACACAGGGCACCAGCAGGGCTGAGCGGAGAGCGGACCCCTGCCGCCTCAGCCCTGACTCCATTCTCAAGAATCCAGCGGCCTGTTCAGCATCGTGCTATACCTCCTCCGGTTCGTCTTTGGCCGAAGGAATGCCGTAGCGCTTGCACTTTTCCCAGAGGGCTTTCCGCGAAAGGCCGAGAATCTTCGCACCGGTCGTGCGGCTGCCCTCCACCCGCGCCAACACCGACACAATATATTCCTTCTCAAACTGTTCACGCGCCGTCGCCAGCGAAGTCAGCGGACGTTCCTCACGCTTCTGCCCCGTCAGCCCTTCGCTACAAAATCCACAGGACTCTTGCGGCACCCCGCCCGTATAGGGGCAGGACTGAAACCCGCACAGATCCGACGGTTGAATCGGTTCACGCTCCCGCCCCAACGCCACCGCACGCTCGACCATGTTCTCCAACTCCCGCACATTCCCGGGAAATGAATACCGCAAGAAGAGCTCACGCGCGGCGGAAGAAAACCCCTTCACCGTCTTATTCATCTTGGCAGAGCAAACCTTCAACACATGCTCCCCGATGACCATGATGTCTTCCTGCCGTTGGCGTAACGGCGGAATCACGATAGGCACGACATTGAGCCGGTAAAACAAGTCTTCTCGAAACCGCCCCTGAGCGACTTCTTTCCGAAGATCCCTCTGGGTCGCGCAAACCAAACGCACGTCGACGTCGATCGTGTCGTTCCCTCCCACACGCTCGAACTGCCTTTCTTGTAGGACCCGCAGCAATTTCACTTGGATGACCGGCGAGATTTCACCGATTTCGTCGAGGAACAACGTGCCTCGATGCGCCAGTTCAAATCGCCCACGCCGCTGCTTCATCGCTCCGGTGAAGGCCCCCTTCTCATGACCGAATAGTTCCGCTTCCAACAGGGTTTCCGGTAACGCCGCACAGCTGACCTTGATCAACGGGTGCTGGCTTCTGGCGCTGTTTTGGTGAATGGCATTGGCGACCAACTCCTTGCCCGTGCCGCTCTCTCCCAGAATCAAGGTCGTCGAATCCGTCCCTGCGACCAGTTTGATTTTCTCAAGTACCGCTCGCATTTGATTGTTGGTGCCGAGGATGCCCCCGAAGCTGAACTTGTGTTCCAATGCCTCCTTGAGATCCTGATTCTCTCGCCGCAACGCCACCACACGGCCTGCACGCTCGACGATCAACAGCAATTCGTCCATCTGAAACGGTTTGGTGATGTAGTCGAACGCACCGAGTTTCATGGCGCCGACCGCTGTCTCCACCGATCCATGGGCCGTAATCACCACGACCTCCGTCTGGGCCGATTGCTCTTTCGTCGCAGCCAGCACCGTCAATCCATCTGCGCCGGGCAGCCGGAGATCGGTGATCACCAGATCGAAAGGCCGCTGACGAACGGCGTCGATCCCCTCCGTCCCGGATGCCGCCGCCAAGACGTCATGGCCAACCGCTTCCAACGCATCGACCATCGAAAGCCGCATCAGCGGCTCATCATCAACGAGCAGAATCTTCAGCCCCTTCATGACACCCTCTCCAACAACGAACGTTCTCTCGAAACAGGAAGATAGAGGGTAAAGGTCGTCCCCTTCCCGACCTCACTATCCACCACGATCTTTCCTCCGTGGCGCTCGACGATGCCGAGGCTGACCGACAGGCCGAGACCGGTCCCTTCGCCTTCGCTCTTTGTCGTAAAGAAGGGATCGAAAATCCTCGGCAGAACCGCCGGCGGAATGCCCGACCCCGTATCGCGCACTTCGACCAGACAGACTCCTTCGACCACAGAGGTTCGAATCGTCAGCGTCCCACCATCCTTCATCGCATGCACCGCATTCAAGACCAAGTTCATCAGCACCTGCTCGATCATGTGCTGGTCGATCATCACATTCGGCAGCCCCTGTCCGAGTACCGTATCCAACCGGATTCGATTCGGAGCAAAGAGGTGCGTCGTCAAGACCAACACCCGATCGACGACGTGATTGATATCCGTCAGCGCAAACTCCGGCTCATGCTGCTGGGAAAAATCGAGGAGCTGCCGAACAATCTTTTGCACACGCCGCACGCCATCCTCCATCGACACCCGATATTCTTCTTGCCGGCCTGGCGACAGCGTCCCTTTTCTCAAGTTGTAGAGACAGTTGAGGATGCCGCCAAGGGGATTGTTGATTTCGTGGGCCACCCCTGCGGCGAGCCTGCCGACCGAGGCCAGTTTCTCGGAATTCCTGATCTGTTGCTCCAGCTTCTTGGTCTCGGTCATATCTCGCGCAATGCCCAATACACCAAGTATTGCACCCTCGACATCGTGCAGGGGGGAGACACTCACCATGACCGCCCTCGGCTCCCCCGTGCGCGTCACCACTTCAACTTCATACACCTGCTTCGCACCGATATCCAGGGTGCTCTTGAGGCGCTTCCCTCGATGTCGCTTGGAGAGCAACGCAAGGTACGGGCGTCCGAGCAGATCGTCTTTCCGATAGCCCCAGGCTTCGATCTTGCTGTTCACGTAGGTAAACCGTTGCTCGGTATCGAGGGTATAGATGACATCGTTCGCGTTCTCGAGCAGATTCTCAAGATACTGCTTGGTCTCTTCAATCTCCCGCGTGCGTTCTCGGACCTTATCTTCCAACTCCTCTCGGTACGTCTCCAACTGCCGTTCGAGCGCCTTCCGATCGGTGATGTCCCGTAACTGCACCATCACCAACAGTTTGTCCGCCACTCCGACTCGAATCAAATCCATTTCAGCCGGAGTTTCCAGCCCGTCGGCATGGCGCACCATGATCTCCTGGGTCGGCACTTTCCGCTGCCCCGTAATGATGTCGCTCAACCATCCGCGTAACGAATCGTGATAACCAGCGAGCACCACTTCGAGCAGACTGCGGCCGACCACGTTCGCCTCTGCATACCCCAGCGCTTGCTCCTCACGTTTATTGACAGCCACGATCATTCCGCTCGGATCCACCATAAAGACCGAGTCGGCCACCAAGTCGAACAGCGCCTTATAGCGCGCCTGCGAGGCCACGAGCTGCTGGGTCCGCTCCGACACCGCCGTCTCCAGCTTCGTCGTATATTCCTGCAACTGCTGCTCAAGCCGGCGCCGTTCGGTCACGTCGCGCACAAAAGCGCGTGAGTGCACCAGCCCGCCTCGTTCTTGATCGATCAATGCTGTGGCATGAATTTCCACATCGATCGGGTGACCGTCTTTTGCCACAAACACCGTCTCGATCGAACTGCGGCCCTGGGCAACCAACCGTTCCAGATATTGCAGGACGAGTGGCTCCTGACCTCGCGGCACCAAATCCCACAGCCGCATCGACAGCATTTCCTCGAGGGTATATTTCAACTTCTCGAGCCCCGTCTTGTTCACATGGACGAAGCGGCCACTCCGATTCAATTGATAGATCATCTCCGGAGAATGTTCGATCAAATCGCGGTACTTTTCCTCCAGGCGATGCACATCCACCACCCGCTGCTCGATCTGCGCAAACGATCGTTGGAGATTCGTCGCCATCTGGTTGAATGCATCGGCGAGCCCTTCAATTTCATCTCCGGTCTTCAGCTCCAGTCGCCGGTCCAACCGTCCACTTCCGATTTCACGCACCCCGTCGTGTAACAACTGAATGGGGCGGGCAATCCGCCGGGCAACTACCACGCCAGTTCCCCAGAGCACAGCCAGGACAAGCAACCCGTACAGCAGCACTTTGGCCACGAGTTCAGCAAGCGGCGCATAGGTCTCCTGGGGATCCTGCCGCACCACGGTGATCCATTGTTTTCCGCCGAGGCTCCCAGGGACCAAGCTCTCGCCGAATCGGACCGGCGCGAACCCGATCAAAGCGTTCCGGCTTCCATGCGAATCGTCCGCCACAACGGACCAGCCGGCTTTCAGCCCTCGAAGGGCACCAACGAACTCGGGCTTGATCGAATGCTCTTCCGGAGCCAGAACCGGACAAATCACAGGAGCCCCATCGGAACTGAATAACATCGCGTGACCGGTCGTCCCGATGGTGACTTCGGCAATGGCACGGAAAATAGTGTCGCGACGCAACAAAATCGTGACGGTTCCGAGCACAGCCCCCTTCGTATCGTCCAGAATGGGGACTGCAACCACGACCACATGAGTTCCGAAACTTGGGTCAAACGCGATCTCGCCCACATATCCACTGGGACCGGGGCTTTTCATCACCGCTTGCCACCAAGGCGTCTTCCCGTAGAAATACTCTACTTGCGGGATCGAACTGACCACCAGCGCCCCCTGCTGGTCGGTGACCAAAATCCCGACATAGTCCGATTTACGGATGTCGTGCCACCGGATGAGGTAGTTGGTGACAATACGATTGATGAAGAGCGGAAACTCGCTACGCTTATCCCGCTGGCGCCATCGCTGCTGCCAATCCTTGATCATGCCCTGGATGTTTTGGGCATCCTTTCCTTCGTACGTACGGTTGGCTTCGGTGACGGCGGTGCGAAGAAAAGGGGTGGCGGCAAGCTGCTGGGCCTCGTTCATCCCACGGCTGACCTGCATTTCGATGCGGCGAGCGGCTTCCACGGCGACTTCTTTGAAGTTGGCGCCGGTCATTTCGCGAAGTGCGCGACGCTCCTCAATGTAGGTGAGCGCCAGCAGAAGAGTCAGTGGCAAGAGTCCGACCATCACGATGGCCGTGATGATCTTATGCTGGAGACTATGAGAGCGACTCCAGAACGTCATGGATGTGCCCAGAGGAGAATGCGACAATCCGCGCGAAGCTCGCGAGGCAGGCTGAAGGCTGAAGCTGGGAAGGCCGAAGGTTGAGGTTCAAAGTTTTGAACACTTTAGCCTTCGGCCTTCTCCTCGGCCTTCGGACTGCGATCGACGAGCGCTTATGTCACCTTCCGGCTAACTCCGTTTCAACAGCCGCCCGGAGGCTCCCGGCCAGAGCAACAGCAACGGACTGGCGACGAAGATCGACGAATAGGTCCCGAATATCACGCCCCAGAGCAAGGCGAGCGAGAAGTCGTGCAAGACCTCTCCGCCGGCCAACGTCAGAGGAATCAGTACCAATACGACGGTCAAACTGGTGACGATCGTGCGGCTCAACACTTGATTGACCGCATTGTTGATAATCGTCTCCTCGCTGTCCCGCCGCCGCATCCTGAGGTTTTCTCTGATCCGATCGAAGACGACGACCGTATCCGTCATGGAATAGCCGGCCAACGTCAGCAACGCCGTCACCACCAACAGGGTGATTTCCTTATCCAGAATGTAAAATGCGCCCAGGACCGCCAAGACGTCATGGAACGTCGCCATGGCCGCCGCGATGCCGAATCGAAGCTCAAATCGCCCCGCCACATAGAGGATGATCCCGGCAAAGGAGATGAGGACCGCGATGAGAGCGTCCTCTTGCAGCTTATGCCCGATAGCCGGCCCGATTTCCGTACTGGAATCGACCACGAAATGGTTCGACGGGAATTCCTTCGTGAACACCGCCACGACCCGTTCGGCAACCTTCTCCTCAAGAGTCGTCGATGTTTTCAGGCGGATCAGGAGTTTGTTCTCCTGACCGAACTCTTGCAGTTCGGCATTGGCCAAGCCGTTCTCCTCCAATATTTTTCGGGCTTCGTCGATCCGGATCGCTTGGTCGAACTTCAGCTGGACCGCGGTGCCGCCCACGAAATCGATGCCGAGGTTGGCTGCCCCTCGGCTAATCTGAATGACCGCCACAAGCCCCAGCACCACCATGATGCCGGAAAACAGAAAGGAAAAGCGGCGCTTTCCCATGAAATCAAAATTGGTTTTTCCAAGAATCTCTAACATGCCGGCTCCTTCGAACTAGATGCTTAACTGTTCGACTTTGTGTCGTTGATTCATAAGGTCGAAGATGACCTTCGTGCCCACCAGGGCGGTAAACAGATTGATCCCGATGCCGAGACAGAGGGTCACGGCGAACCCTTTGATCGGTCCCGTACCGAAGAGAAACAGCGCTACTCCCGTGATCAGCGTGGTCACGTGAGAGTCGATGATCGTCAACATCGCCTTGTCATATCCACCATCCACCGCGAGCCTGACCGCTTTTCCGAGTCGCAGTTCTTCGCGGATACGCTCGAAAATCAGGACATTCGAGTCGACGCCCATCCCGATCGTGAGCACAATTCCGGCAATTCCCGGCAAGGTCAAGGTGGCGTTTAGCGCAGAAAGGGCCCCCATTAAACAGAGCAAATTCAGCGCCAGCGCAAAGTCCGCAATCACCCCGGACGTCCGGTAATAGACCATCATGAACAAGACCACCAGAGCACCGGCAAACAGCGTGGCCTGCACGCCTTTCTCGATCGAGTCCTTCCCTAGCGACGGTCCGACGGTGAGATCTTGAATAATCTTGAGCGGAGCCGGCAGGGCGCCGGCCCGGAGGACAATGGCCAGGTCGCTCGCCTCTTGCATCGAGAACGTCCCGGTAATTTGCGCGCGCCCCCCGGTAATACGTTCTTGAATCACCGGAGCCGAGTAGATTGTGTTGTCGAGTACTACGGCCATGCGCTTCTTGACGTTGTCACCCGTAATCCGCTCGAACTCCCGACCACCCTTGGCGTCAAAACTGATCGAGACGTAGGGATCGTTGAATTGACCGATCGACACCCGCGCATCGCTCAACACATCGCCGGTCAACATAACCCGTTTTTTCACGAGATAGGGAATCCGGTACTCGCGGCCGGTGTCTTTGTCGACCGCCCGTTCGAAAAGAATTTGATCGCCGACAGGCAACTTCGCCTCGGCCTGTTTCAGGACCTCCGCCTCTTTTTCTTTGGGAATGCGAGCCGGCAGATCGAGCTTCAGCTGATTGTCCTCGTCGAGCATTTTAAACTCGAGCAAGGCCGTCTCTTTGATCAAATCCTTAGCGCGCTTGGGTTCTTTCACGCCGGGCAACTGCACGACGATCTGCTTCAACCCCTGCCGCTGCACCATCGGTTCGGCCACGCCGAACTGGTCGATGCGGTTCCGAATCGTTTCCAAGGCCTGGTTGATCGCGGAATCCTTAATCCGCTTAACCTCTATTTCTCGCAACTCCCACACCAGCTTATTCGCCGACCCCGCAGACTCCGTCTCGGTGAAGGTCGGATACTCATCGAGCATCTTCTGAATCTGCGCCTTGAGTTCGGCGTTTTGGAATTGGATCGTGACCTGAGTCGGTCCCGTCCTGTTCACAGACTCGACGGGAATTTTCTTATCGACCAACAGGTCTTGTAGCGACACGACCGATCGATCGACGGCAATTTCGACCGCGCGATCTTCGTCCACTTCCATGACGAGATGAATCCCGCCTTGAAGATCCAGCCCCAAGGTAATCCCTTTGTTCGGCATCACGTTCTTCAGCCAGCCAGGCAGGGCTTGATAGAACGGCTGATAGGACGGGATGAAAAAGATCACCGATACGACGACCACCAACGCCAGCAATGTTAACCGCCCACTCACTTTTTTCATATGATCTGTAACCCCTTTGTCGCTCGCGGTCTACGAGTCCTTATCCTTGTCTTCATCGTCGGCGCGCAATCGAGCGATGTGCTCCCGTTGTATCCGGACCTTGGCACTATCGGCGATCTGCAACGTCACCGTCTCTTTCCCGAGATTCGTCACGGTCCCCCAGATGCCCGACCCCGTGATCACCTTGTCGCCCTTCTTCAGGGCCTCCAGCAATGCCTTCTGCTGTTTCGCGCGTTTTTGCTGCGGCAAAATGAGCAGGAAGTAAAAAATCACGAAGATCAGCGCAAACGGAATGAGAGACAAGAGCGTCCCGGAACTCGAACTCGCCCCTCCACCACCGATTCCTTGAGCCCATGCGACCGATTGCATTACCATGCGAACAGAGTCCTCCTCGACAGGGTTAGTCCAACCTGGCATGCCGGTGAATATCAGCCTCAGCCACGTCGATCGCGGAAACGTCCGATGCCGCCCTGGATCGATAAAAATCATCCCGGAACGACCGCAACGTCCCCTGTGCGATCGCTGACCGTACCTGGCCCATCAGCTCGGCAAAATACCAGAGATTGTGGATCGTATTCAGTCTCGACGACAACATTTCTTTCACCTGGAAAAGGTGATGCAGATAGGCCCGCGAATAGCGCGCGCAGACCGGACAGCCACAAGCCGGATCGATCGGCTGTTCATCACGGATATACCGCGCTTGCTTGATCACCACTCGCCCAAAACTGGTAAACAGCGAGCCGGTCCGCCCATGGCGCGACGGCACGACACAATCGAAGAGATCGATCCCCCGAGCGACGCCTTCGATCAAGTCCTCCGGCATCCCGACACCCATCAAATAGCGAGGTTTCGAAGTCGGCAACTCCGGCACCGTCACATCCAACATGGCATGCATCTCAGCCTTCGACTCTCCCACCGAGAGTCCTCCGACAGCATAACCCTCGAAGCCAAGCCCGACGAGATCGCGCGCGGAAGTGACGCGGAGCTCTGCGTCCAACCCGCCTTGTACAATTCCGAAGAGGGCTTGATCCGTGCGACGCCGGCTGTCCTGACAGCGTTTCGCCCAGAGGGTGGTCCGTCGCACCGCATCCCGCACCACCTCTTTTTCAGCCGGCAAGGCCACGCAATGATCGAACGCCATCATGATATCGGCCCCCAGCGCTTCCTCGATCTCGATGGCCGTCTCCGGTGTGATGAAATGCGTGGACCCATCGAGATGCGACTGAAAACTCACGCCTTCATCCGTGACCTTGCACAATTTGGCAAGACTGAAAATCTGGAATCCACCGCTATCCGTCAAGATCGCTCCGGGCCACCCGGTGAAACGATGCAATCCACCCATCTCAGCCACGACCTTATGCCCAGGCCGCAGATAGAGGTGGTAGGCGTTGTTCAGCATCAGACCAAAGCCGAGCTGCTCGAGATCGGCGGGATCGATCCCTTTCACCGGCCCCAACGTGCCAACCGGCATGAAGGCCGGCGTGTCGATAGCACCATGGGCGGTGCTGAGTCTCCCCAACCGCGCACTGGTCTCACGATCTTCCTGCAGCACTGAAAAATTCATAGTCCCTTTTGCACGCTACATCTGATCCGGTGCGGAAACCCCGAGTACGCCGAGTCCATTTTTCAAGACTTGCTGGATGCCTCGCATCAGCGCCAATCTTGCCGCAGTCCGTTCAGGGACTAGCACTTCTTTCGGCACTCCCTCGACAGGGACCAATCCCTCCGGCGTAACCGCCAGCAGATCTCGATCCGCAGCGGGAGGCAGAATCCGGTGCTTGTTGTAAAACGTATGGAGCAACCCGGCTAACTGCTGAAGATAATAGGTCATCCGGTGAGGCTCATAGGCCAGGGCACTGCCCTGTAGGACTGACGGATACGCCGAGAGCTTGCGAAGCAACCCCAATTCATCCGGATCCGTCAATACCGATAGATCCGCCTCGCTTGGCAGAGGACAGGCGATGCCGCGCGCAGCCGCGACGCGCCAGAGGCTGGCGATCCTGGCATGGGCATACTGCACATAATAGACGGGATTATCGGATGACCGCTGCTTCGCCAACTCCAAATCGAAGTCGAGATGTGAATTCGAATCGCGCATCAAGAAAAAGAACTTGGCCGCGTCGGCCCCGACTTCATCGATGACCTCCCGCATCGTAATGAACTCGCCGGCCCGCTTCGACATTTCAACTTTTTTCCCGCCGCGCAACAGATTCACCATCTGAACCAGCACGACCTGAAGGCGATCTTTCGGATGCCCATAGGCCTGCACGACCGCTTGCATGCGGGGAATGTAGCCATGGTGATCCGCGCCCCAGACGTCGATCAAGAGATCGTATCCGCGCCGCAACTTATCCTGATGGTAGGCGATATCGGACGCCAGGTAGGTGTACTCACCGTCCTGCTTCCGGACAACACGGTCTTTCTCATCACCGAATGCGGAGGATCGGAACCACCAGGCCCCTTCCTCCTCAAACAGGAACTGCTGCGCTTTCAATTCATCCAACACCCGCTGCACCGCACCAGAATCTACAAGGGAGGCCTCGCTGAACCAGGACTCGAACTCGATCCCGAAATACTTCAGATCCTCGCGAATCAGCCCCAGCAACTCCTCATAGGCAAACGTGCGACAGCGCTCCTCTACCTCTGCAGCCGTTCGTCCGGTCAGCTCAGATTCGAGCTGTTGCTTCACATGCTCGGCCACAGCCGTGATGTAAGCCCCGTGATAACCTTCTGTCGGAAACTCTACCGGTCGATTGGACAATGCTTCGTACCTGGCATAGACAGAGGTTCCCAGCAGTTTCATCTGCCGGCCGGCATCGTTGATATAGTACTCACTCACGACGTCATACCCGACAGCCTTGAGCATATTCGCAACCGCCTGCCCGACCGCCGCGCCGCGCCCATGGCCCACATGCAATGGGCCAGTCGGATTGGCACTCACATATTCCACCAACACGCGGCGACTCTCACCCAATTCAGCTCGCCCGTAGGTTGATCCTTGCGTCTCGATTTCCCTGAGCACTTCCTGCCAGATGGAAGGCTTGAGCGTGAGGTTCAGGAACCCGGGTCTGGCAATTTCGACACGGTCAAAGAGTTGTTCGCGCTGAGAGAGGTTGTCGATGATAATTTGGGCAATGTCATGGGGCGCTCGTTGCTCGGAGGCCGCGAGAGACATCGCAACCGTTGAGGCTAAGTCTCCCCATTCAGGCCGTTTGGGAGCATCCAGACTCAGTTCAGGCCAGGCTTCCGTCTTCAGTTGGCCCTTCTGTTTGGCTCCATTGAGCGCTCCGAGGAGTGCACTGGTGACCTTTTCCTGAACGACCCCGCTGGACAAGATAAACTCCTAAGTCATTAGCAATGAAAGGAAAAACGAACTGGCCACTGTAGCATACGGGATGGTTAGTGACAAGGCAGCCGGATGGGATTCTCTGTCAGACTACAGCTTCTTTGAGCTGTGCCAGACAGAGTGACACAAGATCATCCTGCGATATCTTGAGGCAGGGTTGCTCCTCGCAGCGGCTAACATCGTCCCACGACCGGCAGAGACAAGGCTGCCCCTGCACGATGGTGACATGGGCGCCACGGGGAGCCCACCGCAACGGCTCAGTCGGCCCAAACAACGCCACCGTACGCACCCCTATTAACCCCGCCATATGTGTCACGCCTGAATCCTGCCCGAGATAGAGCCGAGCTTGAGCCAGCACCCCGGCAACGGTGAGAACATCCAGGCCCTTCAAGACAACCGGCGGTTGTAGACATGCCTGAAAAATCCGTTCGACTGGCTCCCGGTCTGCTGGCCCCTCGAGAATCACTGGGATCGTTCCGGAATGCTGAAGCGCGGCAACGACGGATGCGAGTATCTCTGGGCCCACACACTTATGGGCACTCCCACTCCCAGGGTGAATGACGGCAAAAGGCTGGCCGTTCGAAAGACCCGCCGTTTCAAGACAGGCTTGTCCGAGAGAGAAGAGCGGTTCCGTCACCGCCAACTCTGCATGCCCCTCACCGGCATACGGTGCCTCATTGATCGCCTCAAGAAATCGATCGCGTTGGTGTGTCGCATGGATCGTGAGTGAGAATGGAGACCTCACGATCACCTCGCGGACGCCAGCTGCCTTGAGTGCCCCGCTCAACCTGCCATCGGCATCCTCCATCCAGCCAATGGCAAGATCACAATCCTTCAGCCATGTCTGTAGCTGACCCGTAACCGAACCGGCGAACAAGTCCGCACAAGCACGTCCCTGCAGAGAGGTCCAGTCATCGATATTTCTGCATGCAAGCAGCAGCGTTGCGACTTGGCCTCCGGCACAGAGCAGGAGCCGATGGCTGGTAAAGCGGTTGCGCAATCGTGTCATAGCAGGCACAGCCAAGAATACATCGCCAAGGCCACCCGGATGGATCATGACGATCGTTCTTGCCACGATGTACCTTACTGTCCAGAGGGAGGTAACTGTGCCAGCAGGGATCGCGCGACTTCAAGATCTGCCGGTGTATTCACATTTTGGAAAGAACGGCAGGAGGGGTCGATCCCAACCAGATCCCCCTCAGTCACATATTGAACCCGGAGGGACTCGCACGACACAATCTCTTGAATCTTGAGCTGTCGTGCCAAAACCATCTGTTCAATGACAGGCAGGCACCGGTTGCTATACAAGGCGTGCATTGGATGTAACCGGCCCGCGAGTTTCGCCATAACAATGTCTGCAGACCTTCTTCGACTTGTGAACTGGGAAATAACCGCCTGATCAAGAAACGGCATATCGCAGGCAACTACGAATATGTAGGGTGTCGTGGCCTCTGTAAGCCCGGTATACAACCCTCCAAGACTGCCGCAATCCGGCACCAGGTCTCGAACAGTTCTCGCGTCGACATCGAGTGCCGGACTGTCCTGCGCAATGACGATCAACACCTCCTGAAAGATTGAGCGAAGCACGGCGAGTCCTCGTTCAAGGAGGGTCTGTTCCCCCACAACGAGATACCGTTTATCTTCGCCCATTCTCCGGCTTTTTCCCCCGGCAAGCAGGACGCCGGTTACGTCACTCTCCATCATGTCCTCAAAGTCGACGGCCAAAAAGAAAGAGGGGGTGGGTTACCCCCACCCCCTCATACTTTTCCAGACTCTCTCGCGCAGATGAACGTTAGAGGGTCTTTCCCTTCCGCTTGTTCGATCGTCTCGTGAGGACCCACCCTTCCAGGAGGACCACACCAAAGGCAATCACAACCGGATAGATATAGGCTTCGCGAGGCGTCGGCGGCTCCAGGAAGGTGTAGTAGAAGGCCGAAACGGCCATCTTCCGTCCTGCGTCGCCGTTGTGGCCGTCCCAAGCAAAGAACACCGTGGGAATGTATTGTCCCATTTCGAAGAAGGTATCTTCGTCGTAATCCTGATCCTTCTTGTTTCCCAAAGGACGCTGAATGATGACCGTCCAACGTCCATTCTTCCACTCTGAGTGAAGAATCTTGATATTCTCCTCGTAGGTATCGCGCTGTGTGAAGTCCTTGTCCCATCCGGTACCTTCAAAGGCACGGAGTGAGCCATCAGCTTCCCACTTCACAATATCAACAGGGAA from Nitrospirota bacterium carries:
- the secF gene encoding protein translocase subunit SecF, translating into MLEILGKTNFDFMGKRRFSFLFSGIMVVLGLVAVIQISRGAANLGIDFVGGTAVQLKFDQAIRIDEARKILEENGLANAELQEFGQENKLLIRLKTSTTLEEKVAERVVAVFTKEFPSNHFVVDSSTEIGPAIGHKLQEDALIAVLISFAGIILYVAGRFELRFGIAAAMATFHDVLAVLGAFYILDKEITLLVVTALLTLAGYSMTDTVVVFDRIRENLRMRRRDSEETIINNAVNQVLSRTIVTSLTVVLVLIPLTLAGGEVLHDFSLALLWGVIFGTYSSIFVASPLLLLWPGASGRLLKRS
- the secD gene encoding protein translocase subunit SecD, producing the protein MKKVSGRLTLLALVVVVSVIFFIPSYQPFYQALPGWLKNVMPNKGITLGLDLQGGIHLVMEVDEDRAVEIAVDRSVVSLQDLLVDKKIPVESVNRTGPTQVTIQFQNAELKAQIQKMLDEYPTFTETESAGSANKLVWELREIEVKRIKDSAINQALETIRNRIDQFGVAEPMVQRQGLKQIVVQLPGVKEPKRAKDLIKETALLEFKMLDEDNQLKLDLPARIPKEKEAEVLKQAEAKLPVGDQILFERAVDKDTGREYRIPYLVKKRVMLTGDVLSDARVSIGQFNDPYVSISFDAKGGREFERITGDNVKKRMAVVLDNTIYSAPVIQERITGGRAQITGTFSMQEASDLAIVLRAGALPAPLKIIQDLTVGPSLGKDSIEKGVQATLFAGALVVLFMMVYYRTSGVIADFALALNLLCLMGALSALNATLTLPGIAGIVLTIGMGVDSNVLIFERIREELRLGKAVRLAVDGGYDKAMLTIIDSHVTTLITGVALFLFGTGPIKGFAVTLCLGIGINLFTALVGTKVIFDLMNQRHKVEQLSI
- the yajC gene encoding preprotein translocase subunit YajC; the protein is MVMQSVAWAQGIGGGGASSSSGTLLSLIPFALIFVIFYFLLILPQQKRAKQQKALLEALKKGDKVITGSGIWGTVTNLGKETVTLQIADSAKVRIQREHIARLRADDEDKDKDS
- the tgt gene encoding tRNA guanosine(34) transglycosylase Tgt is translated as MNFSVLQEDRETSARLGRLSTAHGAIDTPAFMPVGTLGPVKGIDPADLEQLGFGLMLNNAYHLYLRPGHKVVAEMGGLHRFTGWPGAILTDSGGFQIFSLAKLCKVTDEGVSFQSHLDGSTHFITPETAIEIEEALGADIMMAFDHCVALPAEKEVVRDAVRRTTLWAKRCQDSRRRTDQALFGIVQGGLDAELRVTSARDLVGLGFEGYAVGGLSVGESKAEMHAMLDVTVPELPTSKPRYLMGVGMPEDLIEGVARGIDLFDCVVPSRHGRTGSLFTSFGRVVIKQARYIRDEQPIDPACGCPVCARYSRAYLHHLFQVKEMLSSRLNTIHNLWYFAELMGQVRSAIAQGTLRSFRDDFYRSRAASDVSAIDVAEADIHRHARLD
- the argS gene encoding arginine--tRNA ligase, with the protein product MSSGVVQEKVTSALLGALNGAKQKGQLKTEAWPELSLDAPKRPEWGDLASTVAMSLAASEQRAPHDIAQIIIDNLSQREQLFDRVEIARPGFLNLTLKPSIWQEVLREIETQGSTYGRAELGESRRVLVEYVSANPTGPLHVGHGRGAAVGQAVANMLKAVGYDVVSEYYINDAGRQMKLLGTSVYARYEALSNRPVEFPTEGYHGAYITAVAEHVKQQLESELTGRTAAEVEERCRTFAYEELLGLIREDLKYFGIEFESWFSEASLVDSGAVQRVLDELKAQQFLFEEEGAWWFRSSAFGDEKDRVVRKQDGEYTYLASDIAYHQDKLRRGYDLLIDVWGADHHGYIPRMQAVVQAYGHPKDRLQVVLVQMVNLLRGGKKVEMSKRAGEFITMREVIDEVGADAAKFFFLMRDSNSHLDFDLELAKQRSSDNPVYYVQYAHARIASLWRVAAARGIACPLPSEADLSVLTDPDELGLLRKLSAYPSVLQGSALAYEPHRMTYYLQQLAGLLHTFYNKHRILPPAADRDLLAVTPEGLVPVEGVPKEVLVPERTAARLALMRGIQQVLKNGLGVLGVSAPDQM